A window from Methylococcus mesophilus encodes these proteins:
- a CDS encoding ImmA/IrrE family metallo-endopeptidase, with product MTERKWPTAEANRLNVMLGQVLGRERFPVDVEALALEYSKQCFPHAPITQIKGADLPGFEGMLAAHPSKTQWKIVYNSAVRSRGRIRFTLAHEFGHYLLHRDRQEIFSCSQQDMEEWDAEERQLETEADTFASYLLMPLDDFRQQIGKERVSFELLGHCAERYGVSLTAAALKWIEIAENRAVLVAVRDDHLLWARSNQAAFKSGAVFATRKRTYAVPPESLVHGRNGDIPIQAGSLSANTWFPKEPRDMPLTELIFVNEHYDYTLALLLMPKAELRWQGEEDEDDDPAERMDSAIRQGRFRR from the coding sequence ATGACCGAGCGCAAGTGGCCAACGGCCGAGGCCAATCGGCTCAACGTGATGCTCGGGCAGGTACTGGGGCGCGAACGGTTTCCGGTCGATGTGGAGGCACTGGCGCTGGAGTATTCGAAACAGTGCTTCCCGCACGCACCGATCACCCAGATCAAGGGCGCCGATCTACCGGGGTTCGAAGGCATGCTAGCGGCCCATCCCAGCAAGACCCAATGGAAAATCGTCTACAACTCTGCAGTCCGGTCCAGGGGGCGGATCCGTTTTACGCTGGCTCATGAATTCGGCCATTACCTGCTGCACCGCGACCGGCAGGAGATCTTCAGCTGCAGCCAACAGGACATGGAGGAATGGGATGCCGAAGAGCGACAGCTCGAAACCGAAGCGGACACGTTCGCGTCCTACCTCCTGATGCCTTTGGACGACTTCCGGCAGCAGATCGGCAAGGAGCGTGTTTCCTTCGAGCTGCTGGGCCACTGCGCCGAGCGCTACGGCGTTTCGCTGACGGCAGCTGCCTTGAAATGGATCGAGATCGCCGAAAACCGGGCGGTGCTCGTCGCCGTCCGTGATGATCATTTGTTGTGGGCTCGATCCAATCAGGCCGCATTCAAGTCGGGTGCGGTATTCGCCACTCGCAAGCGTACCTATGCCGTTCCCCCCGAGTCCCTGGTCCATGGTCGCAATGGCGACATTCCGATACAGGCAGGGAGCCTCTCGGCCAATACCTGGTTTCCCAAGGAGCCCCGGGATATGCCATTGACGGAGTTGATCTTCGTCAACGAGCACTACGACTACACGCTCGCCCTCCTGCTGATGCCGAAGGCCGAGCTGCGCTGGCAGGGTGAAGAGGACGAGGACGACGATCCGGCCGAGCGGATGGATTCGGCCATCCGCCAGGGACGATTCAGGCGATAG
- a CDS encoding DUF2188 domain-containing protein, whose translation MSKNQWVVKNGDGWGVRGEGNSRLTSKHETQHEAIERARDIARNQSSEVIIQGEDGKIRERNSYGNDPFPPPG comes from the coding sequence ATGAGCAAGAACCAATGGGTCGTCAAGAACGGCGACGGCTGGGGCGTCCGGGGCGAAGGCAATAGCCGATTGACCTCGAAGCACGAAACCCAACACGAAGCCATCGAACGCGCACGAGACATCGCGCGCAATCAGAGCAGTGAAGTCATCATCCAAGGCGAGGATGGGAAGATCCGCGAGCGCAACAGCTACGGCAACGATCCTTTTCCCCCACCCGGATGA
- a CDS encoding recombinase family protein: protein MRASNRMEVQTGAPSKPRQRCAVYCRVSSDERLDQEFNSIDAQKEAGHAYIASQRIEGWIPVADDYDDPGYSGGNTERPALRRLLADIEAGRIDIVVVYKIDRLTRSLADFSRMVEVFERQGVSFVSVTQQFNTTTSMGRLMLNVLLSFAQFEREVTGERIRDKIAAAKRKGLWMGGVPPLGYDVANRQLVVNDREAALVKRIFQDMLSVGSTTRIAAALNAEGITTKAWITQDGRHRPGARIDKKHLHHLLRNRIYLGEISHKGSWHSGAHPAIIEATLWDAVHAVLARDARSRATETRQRERTDALLRGLLYDAEGEKMYPTYVRKNGRQYRYYFSKAEARFGAGHKTSVRLPAEEIEAATLAQIRTVLASPEAIAAIWQAVQAQTADLDEAQVVVALGQLGAVWEQLFPAERHRIVQLMIERVELADGGLRIRWRALGWKELLSEFAPRTIGAELVEMETAA from the coding sequence ATGAGGGCATCGAACCGTATGGAAGTGCAAACCGGCGCCCCGTCCAAGCCCCGCCAACGCTGTGCCGTCTACTGCCGGGTGTCCTCCGATGAACGGTTGGACCAGGAGTTCAACTCCATCGACGCCCAGAAAGAGGCCGGCCACGCCTACATCGCCAGCCAGCGGATCGAAGGCTGGATCCCGGTCGCTGACGACTACGACGACCCCGGCTACTCCGGCGGCAACACCGAGCGGCCGGCTTTGCGGCGCTTGCTGGCCGACATTGAGGCCGGCCGGATCGACATCGTGGTGGTGTACAAGATCGACCGGCTGACCCGGAGCTTGGCGGATTTCTCACGCATGGTCGAAGTGTTCGAGCGCCAGGGCGTGTCCTTCGTCTCGGTGACACAACAGTTCAACACTACCACCTCGATGGGACGGCTGATGCTGAACGTGTTGTTGTCCTTCGCCCAGTTCGAACGCGAAGTCACCGGCGAGCGCATCCGCGACAAGATCGCCGCGGCCAAGCGCAAGGGGTTATGGATGGGCGGGGTGCCGCCCTTGGGCTACGACGTCGCCAACCGGCAGTTGGTCGTCAACGACAGGGAAGCGGCCCTCGTCAAACGGATTTTCCAGGACATGCTCAGCGTCGGCTCCACCACCCGGATCGCCGCGGCGCTGAATGCCGAAGGCATCACCACCAAGGCCTGGATCACCCAGGACGGCAGACATCGCCCCGGCGCCCGGATCGACAAGAAACACCTGCACCACCTGCTGCGCAACCGGATCTATCTCGGCGAAATCTCCCACAAGGGCAGTTGGCATAGCGGCGCCCACCCGGCGATCATCGAAGCCACTTTGTGGGACGCTGTCCACGCCGTCCTGGCCCGGGATGCCCGCAGCCGCGCCACCGAAACCCGGCAACGGGAACGGACCGACGCGCTCCTGCGCGGTCTGCTCTACGACGCCGAGGGCGAAAAGATGTACCCGACCTACGTGCGGAAAAACGGCCGCCAATACCGCTATTACTTCTCCAAGGCCGAAGCGCGTTTCGGCGCCGGACACAAGACCAGCGTTCGGCTGCCGGCCGAAGAAATCGAAGCGGCCACCCTCGCCCAGATCCGGACCGTCCTGGCCAGTCCCGAAGCCATTGCGGCCATATGGCAGGCGGTGCAGGCGCAAACGGCCGACCTCGACGAAGCCCAGGTCGTGGTTGCCCTGGGACAGCTCGGTGCTGTCTGGGAGCAACTGTTCCCGGCCGAGCGGCACCGCATCGTTCAGCTCATGATCGAGCGGGTCGAACTCGCCGACGGCGGTCTCAGGATCCGATGGCGGGCTTTGGGTTGGAAAGAACTGCTCAGCGAATTCGCGCCCAGGACGATAGGGGCCGAGTTGGTAGAGATGGAGACG
- a CDS encoding helix-turn-helix transcriptional regulator has product MNVRHLNQRQLADRWGVSEATLERWRSEGIGPVYLKLHGRVLYRQEDIEAYETRHLRRSPGQCVQAGGAA; this is encoded by the coding sequence GTGAACGTAAGACATCTGAATCAACGCCAACTGGCGGATCGTTGGGGCGTCAGCGAAGCCACGCTGGAACGCTGGCGGTCCGAAGGCATCGGCCCGGTCTATCTGAAGCTGCACGGCCGGGTGCTCTATCGTCAGGAAGACATCGAGGCCTACGAGACCCGCCACCTCCGGAGAAGTCCCGGCCAATGCGTTCAGGCCGGAGGTGCGGCATGA
- a CDS encoding DUF2924 domain-containing protein yields the protein MNDLKLSVAAQVASLPTLPIKDLWTLWDQYFPRRPTHPNRNYLESRIAYKIQEAAYGGLAPETRRRLEQVGQRHSKIKSRRVSPAIHLPPGTVLVREWGEQDHKVTVTAEGRFDYAGQSFKSLTAVARHITGTAWSGPLFFGLRQAGEGT from the coding sequence ATGAACGACCTCAAACTCTCGGTGGCGGCCCAAGTAGCCTCGCTCCCGACCTTGCCGATCAAAGACCTCTGGACGTTGTGGGATCAATATTTCCCGCGCCGTCCGACCCATCCCAATCGGAACTACCTGGAATCCCGCATCGCCTACAAGATTCAGGAAGCCGCCTACGGCGGCCTCGCGCCCGAGACCCGTCGACGCCTGGAGCAGGTCGGCCAGCGCCACTCGAAGATCAAGTCCCGGCGGGTGTCGCCGGCGATTCACCTCCCGCCCGGCACCGTGCTGGTGCGGGAATGGGGCGAGCAGGACCACAAGGTCACCGTCACCGCCGAAGGGCGGTTCGACTATGCCGGCCAGAGCTTCAAGAGCCTGACCGCGGTAGCCCGTCACATCACCGGCACCGCCTGGTCCGGCCCGCTCTTCTTCGGCCTGCGCCAAGCCGGGGAGGGGACATGA
- a CDS encoding helix-turn-helix domain-containing protein — MPSPLGEKIRGLRKQKKLSLDQLADLTESSKSYLWELENKEAPNPSAEKIARIAAVLEVTTEFLMNDQEMTPDAAVADEAFFRKYKKMPEETKKKLRQLIDVWDDDP, encoded by the coding sequence GTGCCATCGCCCTTGGGTGAGAAAATCCGGGGGTTGCGCAAGCAGAAGAAACTGAGCCTGGATCAGCTTGCCGACCTAACCGAATCCAGCAAGAGCTATCTTTGGGAGCTCGAAAACAAGGAGGCTCCCAACCCGTCTGCAGAAAAGATCGCCAGAATCGCCGCCGTGTTGGAGGTCACGACGGAGTTCTTGATGAATGACCAGGAAATGACGCCCGACGCGGCAGTCGCGGATGAGGCCTTTTTCCGGAAGTACAAGAAGATGCCGGAGGAAACCAAGAAGAAGCTGCGGCAACTCATCGATGTCTGGGACGACGATCCATGA
- a CDS encoding ATP-binding protein, producing MTLPIISADQRLAERRGVKGVLVGKAGLGKTSQLWTLEAASTLFFDLEAGDLAVEGWAGDTIRPRTWPECRDFAVFIGGPNPALRDDQPFSPAHFDAVCARFGDPGALERYQTVFVDSITVAGRLCLQWCKGQPQAYSEKTGKPDSRGAYGLMGQEMIGWLTHLQHTRNKNVWFVGILDEKLDDFNRRVFALQIDGAKTGLELPGIVDEVVTLAELPADDGSRYRAFVCQTLNPWGYPAKDRSGRLDPIEPPHLGQLMQKIAGPARPPLERLDFSRPVPATIPTQET from the coding sequence ATGACTCTCCCCATCATCAGCGCCGACCAGCGCTTGGCGGAACGGCGCGGCGTCAAGGGCGTCCTGGTCGGCAAAGCGGGCCTCGGCAAGACCTCGCAACTGTGGACGCTGGAAGCCGCCTCGACCCTGTTCTTCGACCTGGAAGCCGGCGACCTCGCGGTCGAAGGCTGGGCCGGCGATACGATCCGGCCGCGCACCTGGCCCGAATGCCGCGACTTCGCGGTCTTCATCGGCGGCCCCAATCCGGCCTTGCGGGATGACCAGCCCTTCAGCCCAGCCCACTTCGACGCGGTGTGCGCGCGCTTCGGCGACCCCGGTGCGCTGGAACGATACCAGACCGTGTTCGTCGACTCGATCACCGTCGCCGGGCGCTTGTGCCTGCAGTGGTGCAAGGGGCAGCCGCAGGCCTACTCCGAGAAGACCGGCAAGCCGGACAGCCGCGGCGCCTACGGCCTGATGGGCCAGGAGATGATCGGCTGGCTGACGCATTTGCAGCATACCCGCAACAAGAACGTCTGGTTCGTCGGGATCCTGGACGAGAAGCTCGACGACTTCAATCGCCGAGTGTTCGCGCTGCAGATCGACGGCGCCAAGACCGGGCTCGAACTGCCGGGGATCGTCGATGAAGTGGTCACCCTGGCCGAACTGCCTGCGGACGATGGCAGCCGCTACCGGGCGTTCGTCTGCCAGACACTGAACCCTTGGGGCTATCCCGCCAAAGACCGCTCCGGCCGGCTCGATCCGATCGAACCGCCGCACCTCGGCCAGCTGATGCAGAAGATCGCCGGCCCCGCCCGTCCGCCGCTGGAACGGCTGGATTTCAGCCGTCCTGTCCCCGCAACGATCCCCACCCAGGAGACCTGA